In the Deinococcus betulae genome, one interval contains:
- a CDS encoding dipeptidase gives MNAADGRDLTLELDALRARDPVLGQRATVSFPELRAAEVRVCLGTLFALPRTPDSPHGYTDHAGARAQALSQLDQYRRWQDTGHLRLLTSGAAVAAHLADPAAPLGVVLLMEGADPVRDADDLPFWHQAGVRLIGPAWGRTRFAGGTDAPGPLTPAGRELVQGMAALGLTLDVSHMDDASFWEAAELGPALVATHANARALVPGNRQLSDDMARAVAQSGGVIGLVCLNRFLRPLPLGSLDRVPPDDLAAHAQHYANLVGWAHVGLGTDLDGGFGAEKTPAGLERYRDVPQLLRALPPEVRAGVAGGHWARWLTTRL, from the coding sequence ATGAATGCGGCGGATGGCCGTGACCTGACCCTGGAACTGGACGCCCTGCGGGCCCGCGACCCGGTGCTGGGGCAGCGCGCCACGGTGTCATTCCCCGAACTGCGGGCGGCCGAGGTGCGCGTGTGTCTGGGCACCCTGTTTGCCCTGCCGCGCACGCCGGACAGTCCACACGGTTACACCGACCACGCCGGCGCGCGGGCCCAGGCCCTGAGCCAGCTCGATCAGTACCGCCGCTGGCAGGACACCGGGCACCTGCGGCTGCTGACCAGCGGGGCGGCGGTGGCCGCCCACCTGGCCGACCCCGCTGCCCCGCTGGGCGTGGTCCTGCTGATGGAAGGGGCGGACCCTGTGCGGGACGCCGACGACCTGCCGTTCTGGCATCAGGCCGGCGTGCGCCTGATCGGGCCGGCCTGGGGGCGCACCCGCTTTGCCGGCGGCACCGATGCCCCCGGACCTCTGACCCCGGCGGGCCGTGAACTAGTGCAGGGCATGGCCGCGCTGGGCCTGACCCTGGACGTGTCGCACATGGACGACGCTTCGTTCTGGGAAGCTGCTGAACTGGGGCCGGCGCTGGTGGCCACCCACGCCAATGCCCGTGCGCTGGTGCCGGGCAACCGGCAGCTGAGTGACGACATGGCCCGTGCGGTGGCCCAGAGCGGCGGCGTGATTGGGCTGGTATGCCTCAACCGTTTCTTGCGGCCACTGCCGCTGGGCAGCCTGGACCGGGTGCCGCCGGACGACCTGGCCGCCCATGCCCAGCATTACGCCAATCTGGTGGGCTGGGCGCATGTGGGCCTCGGCACCGACCTGGACGGCGGCTTTGGCGCCGAGAAGACGCCGGCGGGCCTGGAACGCTACCGCGATGTGCCGCAGCTGCTCCGTGCCTTGCCGCCCGAGGTCCGGGCGGGGGTGGCGGGCGGCCACTGGGCGCGCTGGCTGACCACGCGCCTGTAA
- a CDS encoding HAD family hydrolase has product MTLPSLRAVLFDRDDTIAYTDPGVYREAAAWLAQTFGLETGAALGALRDQWAARALTWWHLRTDEDEAAFWAEYGTELTGRLGLPAEAAEQLMTAYPYEAYMKPVPHAREVLTELRARGLKVGVLSNTLPSIDRTLQAVGLADLVDVAVASCVVGVHKPDAGVYLHAAGALGLPPEQVLFVDDKLDNVEAARALGMQGAQIDLTGQAPGALHDLRAVLALVPEAVAGAD; this is encoded by the coding sequence ATGACCCTTCCCAGCCTGCGCGCGGTGTTGTTTGACCGGGACGACACCATCGCCTACACCGACCCCGGGGTCTACCGCGAGGCGGCCGCGTGGCTGGCCCAGACGTTTGGCCTGGAGACAGGCGCGGCGCTGGGCGCGCTGCGGGACCAGTGGGCGGCGCGCGCCCTAACGTGGTGGCACCTGCGCACCGATGAGGACGAGGCCGCGTTCTGGGCCGAGTACGGCACCGAGCTGACCGGCCGCCTGGGCCTGCCGGCTGAGGCCGCCGAGCAGCTCATGACGGCCTACCCCTACGAGGCCTATATGAAGCCGGTCCCCCACGCCCGCGAGGTGCTGACCGAGCTGCGTGCGCGCGGCCTGAAGGTGGGGGTCCTGAGTAACACGCTGCCCAGCATTGACCGCACCCTGCAGGCGGTGGGCCTGGCCGACCTGGTGGACGTGGCGGTGGCCAGCTGCGTGGTGGGCGTGCATAAGCCGGACGCCGGGGTCTACCTGCACGCCGCCGGCGCCCTGGGCCTACCCCCCGAGCAGGTGCTGTTCGTGGACGACAAACTGGACAATGTCGAGGCCGCGCGCGCCCTGGGGATGCAGGGGGCCCAGATTGACCTCACGGGTCAGGCCCCAGGCGCCCTGCATGACTTGCGCGCGGTGCTGGCGCTGGTGCCTGAGGCGGTGGCCGGTGCTGATTGA
- a CDS encoding GNAT family N-acetyltransferase produces MTPDPRIAPLLEDTFLPAYLHLLGDERSRLTVAAGWALLSSGGAPGLRQHEAFVYGAAPALVLDQLIALAPPLWVSGFGWTTDQTSALRGQGFGAPTHEFLMQVPVTAQAFATPPAFPVKQVRTEAEALEVNQALGRDFAPVGHLQDPTRIYIWLQVEGRPAVYGRAVIWGEDVVLDNVVTRPEFRRRGLGRAVVQALIGAAASQGVRRCVLLSSEMGRPLYAALGFETVAGLEVLAWEGAT; encoded by the coding sequence ATGACCCCTGACCCCCGAATTGCCCCTTTACTGGAAGACACTTTCCTCCCGGCCTATCTCCACCTGCTGGGCGATGAGCGCAGCCGCCTGACGGTCGCCGCCGGCTGGGCGCTGCTCTCGTCGGGCGGCGCGCCGGGGCTGCGGCAGCACGAAGCCTTCGTGTATGGCGCCGCACCTGCACTGGTTCTTGATCAGCTGATAGCGCTGGCCCCGCCACTCTGGGTCAGCGGGTTTGGGTGGACCACAGACCAGACCTCCGCACTGCGGGGGCAGGGCTTCGGCGCCCCCACGCACGAATTCCTGATGCAAGTGCCCGTCACGGCCCAGGCCTTTGCGACGCCGCCCGCTTTCCCCGTCAAGCAGGTCAGGACCGAAGCCGAGGCTCTGGAGGTCAATCAGGCCCTGGGCCGGGACTTTGCGCCTGTGGGCCACCTGCAGGACCCGACGCGGATCTACATCTGGCTTCAGGTGGAGGGTCGCCCGGCGGTGTATGGCCGCGCGGTGATCTGGGGAGAGGATGTCGTGCTCGACAACGTGGTCACGCGGCCTGAGTTTCGCCGTCGGGGGCTGGGGCGCGCCGTCGTGCAGGCCCTCATTGGGGCGGCGGCCTCGCAGGGGGTCAGGCGGTGCGTCCTGCTGTCATCCGAGATGGGGCGGCCTCTGTACGCGGCCCTGGGCTTTGAAACCGTGGCCGGGCTGGAGGTGCTGGCCTGGGAGGGTGCCACCTAG
- a CDS encoding aminotransferase class V-fold PLP-dependent enzyme yields MSDPQPDHTLLTPGPTPIHPAALRALTRPMLGHMDPEVFALNSEIQAGLRTMYGAAEGTFTALLAGTGSLGMEAGFANLVEPGDEVLVCANGSFGARMAEMAGRYGAQVRLVTAPLGQPIDPADVAAQLDGVKMVAVVHGETSTGVLNPVPQIAALVRGSGALLTVDAVTTAGMEPFDMAGWGVDYAYTGAQKCLSAPPGLAPVAISERAFARFHARRTPTPLWYCDFEGLRDYWDRHSYHHTVPVNLHYALHAALHAALDEGLLTRQARAAQIGQAVQAALAPLGFTPFVVNPAHRLPTVLALQLPTSFDDARVRAALRTRHISVTGGLGPTAGQIWRLGLMGETARPAPYLTLLGALEELLGERGLTTRFLDALEPALA; encoded by the coding sequence ATGTCCGACCCGCAGCCCGACCACACCCTGCTGACGCCTGGCCCCACCCCCATCCATCCGGCGGCCCTGCGCGCCCTGACGCGCCCCATGCTGGGCCACATGGACCCCGAGGTGTTCGCGCTGAACAGCGAGATTCAGGCCGGGCTGCGGACGATGTACGGCGCGGCCGAGGGCACCTTTACCGCGCTGCTGGCCGGCACCGGCAGCCTGGGCATGGAAGCGGGGTTTGCCAATCTGGTCGAACCGGGCGACGAGGTGCTGGTGTGTGCCAACGGGTCCTTTGGGGCGCGCATGGCCGAGATGGCCGGCCGCTACGGCGCGCAGGTGCGCCTGGTCACGGCGCCGCTGGGCCAGCCGATTGACCCGGCCGACGTGGCCGCGCAACTGGACGGCGTGAAGATGGTCGCGGTGGTTCACGGCGAGACGAGTACCGGCGTGCTGAACCCAGTGCCGCAGATTGCGGCACTGGTGCGGGGCAGCGGCGCCCTGCTGACAGTGGACGCGGTGACCACCGCCGGCATGGAACCGTTTGACATGGCGGGGTGGGGCGTGGACTACGCCTATACCGGTGCGCAGAAATGCCTCTCGGCGCCGCCCGGTCTGGCCCCGGTGGCCATCAGCGAACGGGCCTTTGCCCGCTTTCATGCCCGCCGCACGCCCACGCCGCTGTGGTACTGCGACTTTGAGGGCCTGCGCGACTACTGGGACCGCCACAGCTATCACCACACCGTGCCGGTCAACCTGCATTACGCCCTGCACGCGGCCCTGCACGCAGCCCTGGACGAAGGCCTGCTGACCCGCCAGGCCCGCGCCGCCCAGATTGGCCAGGCGGTGCAGGCCGCCCTGGCGCCGCTGGGCTTTACGCCATTTGTCGTCAATCCAGCGCACCGCTTGCCCACCGTGCTGGCCCTGCAGCTGCCGACCAGCTTTGATGACGCGAGGGTCCGGGCCGCGCTGCGAACGCGGCACATCAGTGTGACCGGCGGCCTGGGGCCCACTGCCGGCCAGATCTGGCGCCTGGGCCTAATGGGCGAGACCGCCCGCCCAGCGCCCTACCTGACCTTGCTGGGCGCCCTGGAGGAGCTGCTGGGCGAGCGGGGTCTGACGACGCGCTTCCTCGACGCTCTGGAACCTGCGCTGGCCTGA
- a CDS encoding SDR family NAD(P)-dependent oxidoreductase: MTQNGVAARPLALVTGASAGIGWAFAHRLAAQGYDLSVVGRRAERLAELAAELPGAQVRPVVADLGTDAGIAAVADLCASEPLALLVNNAGVAHYMPLTQLPADKAAELLHVKVIAPTMLSRAVVPGMVSRGTGTIINVAGMLGFGAAAPPQGRVTYVATLAHLIALSQAMHQELSPQGLQVQVLCPGVVATEFHTRQGFDLSAIPRMSADDVVTASLKGLALGEVICAPGVEDAELLKTVEQAELAAFHGQSPELAQRYRN; the protein is encoded by the coding sequence ATGACCCAGAACGGTGTTGCGGCTCGGCCCCTCGCTCTCGTGACTGGCGCGTCCGCCGGCATCGGCTGGGCCTTCGCGCACCGCCTCGCCGCTCAGGGCTACGACCTGAGCGTGGTAGGGCGCCGGGCGGAGCGGCTGGCAGAGCTGGCTGCCGAACTGCCTGGTGCCCAGGTGCGCCCGGTCGTGGCTGACCTGGGCACCGATGCGGGCATTGCGGCTGTGGCCGACCTCTGCGCCAGTGAACCGCTCGCGCTGCTGGTCAACAACGCGGGTGTGGCCCACTACATGCCGCTGACCCAGTTGCCGGCTGACAAGGCAGCGGAACTGCTGCACGTCAAGGTCATCGCCCCGACGATGCTGTCCCGCGCGGTCGTCCCTGGAATGGTGTCGCGCGGCACAGGCACCATTATCAACGTGGCGGGTATGCTCGGGTTCGGTGCTGCCGCACCCCCGCAGGGCCGCGTGACCTACGTGGCCACCCTCGCCCACCTGATCGCGCTGTCGCAGGCCATGCACCAGGAACTCAGTCCGCAGGGGCTTCAGGTGCAGGTGCTGTGCCCCGGCGTGGTCGCCACTGAATTCCATACGAGGCAGGGCTTTGACCTCAGCGCCATTCCGAGGATGTCGGCAGACGACGTGGTCACCGCCAGCCTCAAGGGGCTGGCCCTGGGTGAAGTGATTTGCGCGCCTGGGGTGGAAGACGCCGAACTCCTCAAGACCGTGGAGCAGGCCGAGCTGGCTGCGTTTCACGGCCAGTCGCCGGAACTGGCGCAGCGTTACCGGAACTAG
- a CDS encoding metallophosphoesterase family protein has translation MRVAFLSDIHGNIHALTAVKRFLNENIVNQVIVVGDLVGYGASPGPVIDFVRREGWVTALGSSDMRVAIDLGDRSDRKGVADQVLTWTKKILTPEQMDFLRRLPPGGRITTPIGRVRFFHGSPHAPDQRLDLMAPERELEALADSLGARVIVVGGSHVPFVRVLGDTTFVDPGSVGLTLNHEPGADVAIVDCVGRKPKVSLHKVTYDFASSAFDIMAWNLPPVIADVIRTGRMG, from the coding sequence TTGCGAGTGGCTTTCCTCAGTGACATTCATGGCAATATTCATGCGCTGACGGCGGTCAAGCGCTTTTTGAACGAGAATATCGTCAACCAGGTCATCGTGGTGGGCGATCTGGTGGGCTACGGCGCCAGCCCTGGCCCCGTGATTGACTTCGTGCGGCGCGAGGGCTGGGTCACGGCCCTGGGCTCCAGCGACATGCGCGTGGCGATTGACCTCGGCGACCGCAGCGACCGCAAAGGGGTGGCCGACCAGGTCCTGACCTGGACGAAAAAGATTCTGACCCCCGAGCAGATGGACTTCCTGCGCCGCCTGCCGCCGGGCGGGCGCATCACCACGCCGATTGGGCGCGTGCGCTTTTTCCACGGGAGCCCCCACGCGCCCGATCAGCGCCTGGACCTGATGGCCCCCGAGCGCGAACTCGAAGCCCTGGCCGATTCGCTGGGCGCGCGGGTGATTGTGGTGGGCGGCTCGCATGTGCCGTTTGTGCGGGTGCTGGGCGACACCACCTTTGTAGACCCCGGCAGCGTGGGCCTGACCCTGAACCACGAACCCGGCGCTGACGTGGCCATCGTGGACTGCGTGGGCCGCAAGCCCAAGGTCTCGCTGCACAAGGTCACCTATGACTTTGCCTCCAGCGCCTTTGACATCATGGCCTGGAACCTGCCGCCGGTCATTGCCGACGTGATTCGCACCGGGCGCATGGGCTGA
- the lnt gene encoding apolipoprotein N-acyltransferase — protein sequence MPLPALAFLLGLGLAACGLPLPWSALSALPLAAILLFVARAEPPRQAAGRLFWAGFGYFALHLWWLGAFVADLFGLAPLGLLAGLLFALEGAFLAAMAFLATSLTRSTPGRVWTLAGGWVLLEWLRFLGPLAFPWPTLGYTLLPTPAIQIADLGGVLLGSVLVSFTAAALAHAWLGWQQGRAPLRPAMLAAVGWALALGYGLTRTPGEGPEQPMRVMRVTFDSFARAADALTAEEEFPLQRKASLDRPAGSVVVWSESAIRQDNAQPGARVPNFPGPGLSGTGGTDWLTSSTGQTTFRQYNRVASLNARGEVLTLNDKGRPVPFGETRPFELVLSPVYNLLGRVLGLELGNIQGAQTLTPLALNGVQYGAYICYDSVFPWVSRTLANKGAELLVNPSNDGWYKGWGVQQHFNMGRVRAIETRRWLVRSVNNGVAGSVDDLGRPVQTVQSGDTVQVLDVRPKRLSGTTLYMRLGDWPALLLALGMVVYGWRQRGRIW from the coding sequence ATGCCCCTTCCCGCCCTCGCCTTTTTGCTGGGTCTGGGTCTGGCCGCCTGTGGCCTGCCCCTGCCCTGGAGCGCCCTGAGCGCGCTGCCCCTGGCCGCCATTCTGCTGTTTGTCGCCCGAGCCGAGCCGCCGCGGCAGGCTGCGGGCCGCCTCTTCTGGGCCGGCTTCGGGTACTTTGCGCTGCACCTGTGGTGGCTGGGTGCTTTCGTGGCTGACCTGTTTGGCCTGGCGCCGCTGGGCCTCCTGGCTGGCCTGCTGTTTGCGCTGGAGGGGGCATTCTTGGCGGCGATGGCCTTCCTGGCCACCTCGCTGACCCGCTCTACTCCCGGGCGCGTGTGGACCCTGGCGGGCGGCTGGGTGCTGCTGGAATGGCTACGTTTTCTGGGCCCGCTGGCGTTTCCCTGGCCGACGCTGGGCTACACGCTGCTGCCCACGCCCGCCATTCAGATTGCCGACCTGGGCGGGGTGCTGCTGGGCAGTGTGCTGGTGAGCTTTACAGCGGCCGCCCTGGCCCATGCTTGGCTGGGTTGGCAGCAGGGGAGAGCGCCGCTGCGCCCAGCCATGCTCGCCGCTGTGGGCTGGGCATTGGCGCTGGGCTATGGCCTGACCCGGACGCCGGGCGAGGGGCCTGAACAGCCCATGCGGGTGATGCGGGTCACGTTCGACTCGTTTGCTCGGGCGGCTGATGCGCTGACTGCTGAAGAGGAATTCCCTCTGCAGCGCAAGGCCAGCCTGGACCGCCCCGCTGGCAGTGTCGTGGTGTGGAGCGAGAGCGCCATTCGGCAGGACAATGCCCAGCCGGGCGCGCGCGTCCCTAATTTCCCTGGACCTGGGCTGAGTGGGACAGGTGGCACCGACTGGCTGACCAGCAGCACGGGGCAGACCACCTTTCGTCAATACAACCGCGTCGCCAGCCTGAACGCCCGTGGTGAGGTGCTCACTCTCAACGACAAGGGGCGCCCGGTGCCCTTTGGAGAAACCAGACCTTTTGAGTTGGTGCTGTCGCCGGTGTACAACCTGCTGGGGCGGGTGCTGGGTCTAGAGCTTGGGAATATCCAGGGCGCCCAGACCCTGACGCCCCTGGCATTGAACGGCGTGCAGTACGGCGCCTACATCTGTTACGACAGCGTGTTTCCCTGGGTGTCGCGCACGCTGGCCAACAAGGGCGCAGAACTTCTGGTTAATCCCAGCAACGACGGCTGGTACAAGGGCTGGGGCGTGCAGCAGCATTTCAACATGGGCCGGGTGCGCGCCATCGAGACCCGGCGCTGGCTGGTGCGGAGCGTGAACAATGGCGTGGCCGGCAGCGTGGATGATCTGGGCCGCCCGGTGCAGACAGTGCAAAGTGGTGACACAGTGCAGGTGCTTGATGTCCGGCCCAAACGCCTGAGCGGCACCACCCTGTATATGCGCCTGGGCGACTGGCCAGCGCTGCTGCTGGCGCTGGGTATGGTGGTTTACGGCTGGCGGCAGCGGGGGCGAATTTGGTAG
- a CDS encoding tyrosine-type recombinase/integrase, with amino-acid sequence MAESLTLYAGDRLAQARALAGLSDEALRVQAVTAARDKSFEDLWALTLAYLSSETSAGVRLSPHTLRAYRKGLEVLLEHAAANAWNLLRPGRREPPLYVAALTASGLKPATVQARVAAAGALYRALRWAGATDADPFADVKRPKDRTRGVVKNPPYREEFVQALLLEADPHEAALLLLLAHAGLRIAEALAVTWADVNLPGRRLLVAHGKGDKARMVPLSARLREALSTLQAQPHQASDFVLPLRAYSSAYERLQKLALKCGREHEFRGFHAGRKYAGTQLYAAVKDFTRVAGFLGHEQVDTTRRYVELPEDDLNDAVEHF; translated from the coding sequence ATGGCCGAGAGTCTCACGCTGTATGCCGGTGACCGCCTGGCCCAGGCCCGTGCGCTGGCTGGGCTCAGTGACGAGGCGCTGCGGGTTCAGGCCGTAACCGCCGCCCGCGACAAATCGTTTGAGGACCTGTGGGCCTTGACGCTGGCGTACCTCAGCAGCGAGACCAGCGCTGGAGTGCGCCTTAGCCCCCATACGCTACGGGCCTACCGCAAAGGCCTGGAGGTTCTCCTAGAACACGCCGCCGCCAACGCCTGGAACCTGCTGCGTCCTGGCCGCCGCGAGCCGCCGCTGTATGTGGCGGCGCTGACCGCCTCCGGTCTCAAACCAGCCACGGTGCAGGCGCGGGTGGCGGCGGCGGGCGCCCTGTACCGGGCGTTGCGCTGGGCCGGTGCCACCGACGCCGACCCTTTTGCCGATGTCAAGCGCCCCAAAGACCGCACGCGCGGCGTGGTCAAGAATCCGCCCTACCGCGAGGAATTTGTGCAGGCGCTGCTGCTGGAGGCGGACCCACACGAGGCGGCGCTGCTCCTCCTGCTGGCCCACGCCGGATTGCGGATTGCCGAGGCGCTGGCCGTCACCTGGGCCGATGTCAATCTGCCGGGTCGCCGCCTGCTGGTGGCGCACGGCAAGGGCGACAAGGCGCGGATGGTTCCCCTCAGCGCGCGTCTTCGTGAGGCCCTGAGCACCTTGCAAGCGCAGCCCCATCAGGCCAGCGACTTTGTGCTGCCGCTGCGCGCTTACTCCAGCGCCTACGAGCGGTTGCAAAAGCTGGCCCTAAAATGCGGCCGCGAACACGAATTCCGGGGGTTTCATGCTGGGCGCAAATACGCAGGCACCCAGCTCTATGCTGCGGTCAAGGATTTCACGCGCGTCGCGGGCTTTCTGGGCCATGAGCAGGTAGATACGACGCGGCGCTATGTGGAGTTGCCAGAAGACGACTTAAATGACGCAGTGGAACATTTTTGA
- a CDS encoding diacylglycerol/lipid kinase family protein, whose protein sequence is MTVSTPDSSLRGQRLLVVFNPKSGSGESQLPLFLSLLRAEGAEVTERELRHDTPMASYLDDLETFTVLVAAGGDGTVSSAAYSARNRNVPLLAFPAGTANLIAQNLALPQDAPALVEVVRAGHSLRLDMGEVEVKGEKSGFCMLAGAGADASMIRDSEELKERFGALAYVMSAMRQLNPKKTIFNLVIDGEPREFEGIGVMVANFGMANYRLPITSDISPSDGRFTVILMKAGNIMRLIPNLIDSVRAKLNLGDPMFSGNLETLEAREIQVDAADPFPLQYDGELHVETTPFQARILPGAIRFLTAAQRGDLET, encoded by the coding sequence ATGACCGTCTCTACGCCTGATTCTTCACTGCGCGGCCAACGCCTCCTGGTGGTCTTCAACCCCAAGAGTGGCAGCGGGGAGAGTCAGCTGCCGCTCTTTCTGTCCCTGCTGCGCGCCGAAGGCGCCGAAGTGACTGAACGCGAGTTGCGCCACGACACCCCAATGGCCTCGTATCTGGACGACCTGGAAACCTTCACCGTGCTAGTGGCCGCAGGCGGCGACGGCACCGTCAGCAGCGCGGCCTACTCGGCGCGGAACCGCAATGTGCCGCTGCTGGCGTTTCCCGCCGGCACCGCCAACCTGATCGCCCAGAACCTCGCCCTGCCGCAGGACGCCCCCGCCCTGGTGGAGGTGGTGCGGGCAGGCCACAGCCTGCGCCTGGACATGGGCGAGGTTGAGGTCAAGGGCGAAAAGAGCGGCTTTTGCATGCTGGCCGGCGCCGGCGCCGACGCGAGCATGATCCGGGACAGCGAGGAACTCAAAGAGCGCTTTGGTGCCCTGGCCTACGTCATGAGTGCCATGCGGCAACTGAACCCCAAGAAGACCATCTTCAACCTGGTCATTGACGGCGAGCCGCGCGAGTTTGAAGGCATCGGCGTGATGGTTGCCAACTTTGGCATGGCCAACTACCGCCTGCCCATCACCAGCGACATCAGCCCCAGCGACGGCCGCTTTACCGTCATCCTGATGAAGGCGGGGAACATCATGCGCCTGATTCCCAACCTGATTGATTCGGTGCGGGCCAAGTTGAACCTGGGTGACCCGATGTTCAGCGGTAACCTAGAGACCCTGGAAGCCCGTGAGATTCAGGTGGACGCTGCCGACCCGTTTCCGCTGCAGTACGACGGCGAACTGCATGTGGAGACCACACCGTTTCAGGCGCGCATCCTGCCGGGCGCCATCCGGTTCCTCACGGCGGCCCAGCGTGGTGATCTGGAAACCTGA
- a CDS encoding IPT/TIG domain-containing protein — MLRFLVASLVFTATLSACAPAQQEQRVTVTPMLIKVSEAAARGGTVTVQGRYLGGPSTGRVRLGADERGQGGYLFPASAVQSWTDSQIVLTIPADAPVGGSWLFVEVAGRQSTGLPYSVRQ, encoded by the coding sequence ATGCTGCGTTTCTTGGTTGCTTCTTTAGTGTTTACCGCCACGCTCTCGGCGTGTGCGCCCGCTCAGCAGGAACAGAGGGTCACGGTCACGCCCATGCTCATCAAGGTGTCGGAGGCGGCGGCACGGGGCGGCACGGTGACTGTTCAGGGCCGCTACCTGGGTGGCCCCAGCACTGGCCGCGTGCGCCTGGGCGCCGACGAGCGCGGGCAGGGCGGCTACCTCTTCCCGGCGTCAGCCGTGCAGTCGTGGACCGACAGCCAGATCGTTCTGACCATTCCCGCCGACGCCCCAGTGGGGGGCAGCTGGCTGTTCGTGGAGGTGGCGGGCCGCCAGTCCACGGGTCTGCCCTACAGCGTTCGGCAGTAA
- a CDS encoding metallophosphoesterase, with product MWITRALGALGWGVLTFGTVSVLNSYQFVVSRQRAAIPGLTRPVRIAHLSDLHYGVFMRRGLVRRWVSATLAAQPDLIVVTGDFLDSGVGRRRHRGLLEELSRLHAPLGVYGVWGNHDWTSLNTGAARVTFAEQLRVAGVRLINNAGVQLRDDLYLAGVDDWWFGIQDLEVALRERVSGATVLLAHNPDYLSQVPPSVGLTLSGHTHGGQVRLPLVGPLKRHSTLLNVLRGWVRGARIVQSPAEGHPTASPGGEALGFVSQGLGVTGVPMRWACPAEIVVFDLEPAEAR from the coding sequence ATGTGGATCACGCGCGCGCTGGGCGCTCTGGGCTGGGGTGTGCTGACCTTCGGCACGGTGTCGGTGCTGAACTCGTATCAATTTGTGGTGAGCCGCCAGCGGGCGGCCATTCCTGGGCTGACCCGTCCGGTCCGCATCGCGCACCTGAGCGACCTGCATTACGGCGTCTTTATGAGGCGCGGGCTGGTGCGGCGTTGGGTCTCGGCCACGCTGGCGGCCCAGCCCGACCTGATTGTGGTCACCGGGGATTTTCTGGACAGTGGGGTGGGGCGCCGCCGGCACCGGGGCCTGCTGGAAGAACTCTCGCGGCTCCATGCACCATTGGGGGTCTACGGCGTGTGGGGCAACCACGACTGGACCAGTCTGAACACGGGTGCGGCGCGCGTGACCTTTGCCGAGCAGCTGCGCGTGGCCGGGGTGCGGCTCATCAACAACGCCGGCGTGCAACTTCGGGACGACCTCTACCTGGCCGGGGTGGATGACTGGTGGTTCGGCATCCAGGACCTGGAGGTTGCCTTACGGGAGCGCGTGAGCGGGGCCACCGTGCTGCTGGCCCACAATCCCGACTACTTGTCGCAGGTGCCGCCCAGCGTGGGCCTGACCCTCAGCGGCCACACCCACGGAGGGCAGGTGCGCCTGCCGCTGGTCGGGCCGCTCAAGCGGCACTCCACCCTGCTGAATGTGCTGCGCGGCTGGGTGCGCGGCGCCCGCATCGTGCAGTCGCCGGCCGAGGGGCACCCCACGGCGTCCCCAGGTGGTGAGGCGCTGGGCTTTGTCTCGCAGGGCCTGGGCGTGACAGGGGTGCCGATGCGCTGGGCCTGTCCCGCCGAGATTGTGGTGTTTGACCTGGAACCGGCGGAGGCGCGGTGA